From Streptomyces zhihengii, the proteins below share one genomic window:
- the rodA gene encoding rod shape-determining protein RodA: MTGAGGFSVSGYGPERGGLWSRLSARDSVARRLDWPLMFSALALSVIGTLLVWSATRGRTELNDGDPYSFLIKHSLNIGIGFALMVATVWLGHRTLRGAVPVLYGLSVVLVLLVLTPLGATINGAHAWLVIGGLSLQPSEFVKITIILGMAMMLAARVDAGDQLHPDHRTVAKSLAFAVLPMAIVMLMPDLGSVMVMVVIVLGVLLASGASNRWILGLIGAGAAGAVLVAALGVLDEYQINRFAAFANPELDPAGVGYNTNQARIAIGSGGLYGAGLFNGHQTTGQFVPEQQTDFIFTVAGEELGFVGAGLILVLLGVVLWRACRIARETTELYGTIVAAGIIAWFAFQAFENIGMAMGIMPVAGLPLPFVSYGGTSMFAVWIAVGLLQSIRVQKPISA, translated from the coding sequence ATGACAGGCGCAGGCGGATTCTCCGTCTCCGGATACGGACCCGAGCGCGGGGGACTGTGGTCCCGGCTCAGCGCCCGCGACTCGGTCGCCCGCCGGCTCGACTGGCCGCTGATGTTCTCGGCGCTCGCGCTGTCGGTCATCGGCACGCTGCTGGTGTGGTCCGCCACCCGCGGCCGCACCGAGCTGAACGACGGCGACCCGTACAGCTTCCTGATCAAGCACAGCCTCAACATCGGCATCGGCTTCGCCCTGATGGTCGCGACCGTCTGGCTCGGCCACCGCACCCTGCGCGGCGCGGTCCCCGTGCTCTACGGCCTCTCCGTGGTGCTGGTGCTGCTGGTCCTCACCCCGCTCGGCGCCACCATCAACGGCGCGCACGCCTGGCTCGTCATCGGCGGACTGTCGCTCCAGCCGTCCGAGTTCGTGAAGATCACCATCATCCTGGGCATGGCGATGATGCTCGCCGCCCGCGTCGACGCCGGCGACCAGCTCCACCCCGACCACCGCACGGTCGCCAAGTCGCTCGCCTTCGCCGTGCTGCCCATGGCCATCGTCATGCTGATGCCCGACCTCGGCTCGGTCATGGTCATGGTCGTCATCGTGCTCGGCGTCCTGCTGGCCTCCGGCGCGTCCAACCGCTGGATCCTCGGGCTGATCGGCGCCGGCGCGGCGGGCGCGGTCCTGGTCGCCGCCCTCGGCGTGCTCGACGAGTACCAGATCAACCGGTTCGCCGCCTTCGCCAACCCCGAGCTGGACCCGGCGGGCGTCGGCTACAACACCAACCAGGCCCGCATCGCCATCGGCTCCGGCGGCCTGTACGGCGCCGGCCTCTTCAACGGCCACCAGACCACCGGCCAGTTCGTGCCCGAACAGCAGACCGACTTCATCTTCACCGTCGCCGGCGAGGAGCTCGGCTTCGTCGGCGCCGGGCTGATCCTGGTGCTCCTCGGCGTCGTGCTGTGGCGCGCCTGCCGGATCGCCCGCGAGACCACCGAGCTCTACGGCACCATCGTCGCCGCCGGCATCATCGCCTGGTTCGCCTTCCAGGCCTTCGAGAACATCGGCATGGCGATGGGCATCATGCCCGTCGCCGGCCTCCCGCTGCCCTTCGTCTCCTACGGCGGCACCTCGATGTTCGCCGTGTGGATAGCGGTGGGGCTCCTCCAGTCGATCCGGGTGCAGAAACCCATAAGCGCCTGA
- a CDS encoding CYTH and CHAD domain-containing protein — MADKREIERKYEAGPDTRLPDLRKISGVTDVEERGVTELDAVYYDTEGLRLAAASVTLRRRTGGADAGWHLKLPVEPGVRDEIAAPLSDTVPAELAALVRVHTRGTGLRPVVRLLSVRDVHHLLDADGALLAELSRDAVVAERLDGGGGTAQWDEIEVELADDVDRAFLDAADKKLRKAGLRHSAASSKLARALGETGSAPEPPAPLPDPRTAGDHVLAYLREQAGALTAYDPGVRRDLPDAVHQMRVATRRLRSALRTYRRIVDREATQPLIDDLKWLAGELGAARDQEVLAERLRDRVGELPDTLVLGPVEARLTVWAAAGDQDTRRTALAALDSDRYLGLLDRLDALLAGPPLLKAARKAPDAAIPDAVLREYRRVERRVEHALGLDPGPERDVALHESRKAAKRARYAAEAATPALGRPARRFAKRMKAVQKVLGDHQDSVVARDAVRDLAVAAHAAGESAFTWGLLYGHEQARAAEREAELPEAWSAAAEPGLRAALTS, encoded by the coding sequence ATGGCGGACAAGCGCGAGATCGAGCGAAAGTACGAAGCCGGCCCGGACACCCGGCTCCCCGACCTCAGGAAGATCTCCGGCGTCACCGACGTCGAGGAGCGGGGCGTCACCGAACTGGACGCCGTCTACTACGACACCGAGGGCCTGCGGCTCGCCGCCGCCTCCGTCACCCTCCGGCGCAGAACCGGCGGCGCCGACGCCGGATGGCACCTGAAACTGCCCGTCGAACCCGGCGTCCGCGACGAGATCGCGGCCCCCCTCTCCGACACGGTCCCCGCGGAACTCGCCGCCCTGGTGCGGGTCCACACCCGCGGCACCGGCCTGCGGCCCGTCGTACGGCTGCTCTCCGTCCGCGACGTGCACCACCTCCTGGACGCGGACGGCGCCCTGCTCGCCGAGCTCAGCCGGGACGCCGTCGTCGCCGAACGCCTCGACGGCGGGGGCGGCACCGCGCAGTGGGACGAGATCGAGGTGGAACTCGCCGACGACGTCGACCGGGCCTTCCTCGACGCCGCCGACAAGAAGCTCCGCAAAGCCGGTCTGCGCCACTCCGCCGCCTCCTCCAAACTGGCCCGCGCCCTCGGCGAGACCGGCAGCGCACCCGAGCCGCCCGCCCCGCTCCCCGACCCCCGCACCGCGGGCGACCACGTCCTCGCCTACCTCCGCGAGCAGGCCGGTGCCCTGACCGCCTACGACCCCGGGGTCCGCCGCGACCTGCCCGACGCCGTGCACCAGATGCGCGTCGCCACCCGCAGGCTGCGCAGCGCCCTGCGCACCTACCGCAGGATCGTCGACCGGGAGGCCACCCAGCCGCTCATCGACGACCTCAAGTGGCTCGCCGGCGAACTCGGCGCCGCCCGCGACCAGGAAGTCCTCGCAGAACGCCTGCGCGACCGCGTCGGCGAGCTGCCGGACACCCTCGTCCTCGGCCCGGTCGAGGCGCGCCTGACCGTCTGGGCCGCGGCCGGCGACCAGGACACCCGCCGCACCGCGCTGGCCGCCCTCGACAGCGACCGCTACCTCGGCCTGCTCGACCGGCTCGACGCGCTGCTGGCCGGACCGCCGCTCCTCAAGGCGGCACGCAAGGCACCGGACGCCGCGATCCCCGACGCCGTGCTGCGCGAGTACCGCCGCGTCGAGCGCCGGGTCGAGCACGCCCTCGGGCTCGACCCGGGCCCCGAACGGGACGTCGCACTGCACGAGTCGAGGAAGGCCGCCAAGCGCGCCCGCTACGCGGCGGAGGCGGCCACCCCCGCCCTCGGCCGCCCGGCACGGAGATTCGCCAAGCGGATGAAGGCCGTGCAGAAGGTCCTCGGCGACCACCAGGACAGCGTGGTCGCCCGGGACGCCGTCCGCGACCTGGCCGTCGCCGCCCACGCGGCGGGGGAGTCCGCCTTCACCTGGGGACTCCTGTACGGCCACGAGCAGGCCCGGGCGGCCGAGCGGGAGGCGGAGCTGCCCGAGGCGTGGTCCGCCGCCGCCGAACCCGGACTGCGGGCGGCGCTGACGTCCTGA
- a CDS encoding TIGR03960 family B12-binding radical SAM protein yields the protein MSAESVFPQLEALLPHVQKPIQYVGGELNSTVKPWESCDVRWALMYPDAYEVGLPNQGVMILYEVLNEREGVLAERTYSVWPDLEELMREHRVPQFTVDSHRPVGAFDVFGLSFSTELGYTNMLTALDLAGIPLESADRGLDDPIVLAGGHAAFNPEPIADFIDAAIIGDGEQAVLDMTEIIRAWKAEGRPGGREEVLFRLARTGSVYIPRFYDVEYLPDGRIGRVVPNRSGVPWRVSKHTVMDLDEWPYPKQPLVPLAETVHERMSVEIFRGCTRGCRFCQAGMITRPVRERSITGIGEMVDKGLKATGFEEVGLLSLSSADHSEIGDIAKGLADRYTEDKIGLSLPSTRVDAFNVDLANELTRNGRRSGLTFAPEGGSERMRKVINKMVSEEDLIRTVATAYGNGWRQVKLYFMCGLPTETDEDVLQIADMAMNVIQKGREVSGSNDIRCTVSIGGFVPKPHTPFQWAPQLSAEGTDARLEKLRDRIRGDKKYGRSIGFRYHDGKPGIVEGLLSRGDRRVGAVIRAVYEDGGRFDGWREHFSYDRWMACAEKTLPGFGVDVDWYTTRERTYEEVLPWDHLDSGLDKDWLWEDWQDSLDETEVEDCRWTPCFDCGVCPQMDTHIQVGPTGKKLLPLTVVK from the coding sequence ATGTCTGCCGAGTCGGTCTTCCCACAGCTCGAAGCTCTGCTCCCGCACGTGCAGAAGCCCATCCAGTACGTCGGCGGTGAACTGAACTCCACCGTCAAGCCGTGGGAGTCCTGCGACGTCCGCTGGGCGCTCATGTACCCCGACGCGTACGAGGTCGGCCTGCCCAACCAGGGCGTCATGATCCTCTACGAGGTCCTCAACGAGCGCGAGGGCGTCCTCGCCGAGCGCACCTACAGCGTGTGGCCCGACCTCGAAGAACTGATGCGCGAGCACCGGGTGCCGCAGTTCACCGTGGACTCCCACCGGCCCGTCGGCGCGTTCGACGTGTTCGGTCTGAGCTTCTCGACCGAGCTCGGCTACACCAACATGCTCACCGCGCTGGACCTGGCGGGCATCCCGCTGGAGTCCGCCGACCGCGGCCTCGACGACCCGATCGTGCTGGCCGGCGGACACGCCGCCTTCAACCCGGAGCCGATCGCCGACTTCATCGACGCGGCGATCATCGGCGACGGCGAGCAGGCCGTGCTCGACATGACCGAGATCATCCGCGCCTGGAAGGCCGAGGGCCGTCCCGGCGGCCGCGAGGAGGTCCTCTTCCGGCTCGCCAGGACCGGATCCGTCTACATCCCGCGGTTCTACGACGTCGAGTACCTGCCGGACGGCCGCATCGGACGGGTCGTGCCCAACCGCTCCGGCGTGCCGTGGCGCGTCTCCAAGCACACCGTGATGGACCTCGACGAGTGGCCCTACCCGAAGCAGCCGCTCGTGCCGCTCGCGGAGACCGTCCACGAGCGGATGTCCGTCGAGATCTTCCGCGGCTGCACCCGCGGCTGCCGCTTCTGCCAGGCCGGCATGATCACGCGCCCCGTGCGGGAGCGAAGCATCACCGGCATCGGCGAGATGGTGGACAAGGGCCTCAAGGCGACCGGCTTCGAGGAGGTCGGCCTGCTGTCGCTGTCCAGCGCCGATCACAGCGAGATCGGCGACATCGCCAAGGGCCTCGCCGACCGGTACACCGAGGACAAGATCGGCCTGTCGCTGCCGTCGACCCGGGTGGACGCCTTCAACGTCGACCTGGCCAACGAGCTGACGCGCAACGGCCGCCGCTCCGGTCTGACGTTCGCCCCCGAGGGCGGCTCCGAGCGGATGCGCAAGGTCATCAACAAGATGGTCTCGGAGGAGGACCTCATCCGGACCGTCGCCACCGCCTACGGCAACGGCTGGCGCCAGGTGAAGCTGTACTTCATGTGCGGCCTGCCCACCGAGACCGACGAGGACGTCCTGCAGATCGCCGACATGGCGATGAACGTCATCCAGAAGGGCCGCGAGGTCTCCGGCTCCAACGACATCCGCTGCACGGTCTCCATCGGCGGTTTCGTGCCCAAGCCCCACACCCCCTTCCAGTGGGCCCCGCAGCTCTCCGCGGAGGGGACGGACGCCCGGCTGGAGAAGCTGCGCGACCGGATCCGCGGCGACAAGAAGTACGGCCGCTCCATCGGCTTCCGCTACCACGACGGCAAGCCCGGCATCGTCGAGGGCCTGCTCTCGCGCGGCGACCGCCGCGTGGGCGCCGTGATCCGCGCCGTCTACGAGGACGGCGGCCGGTTCGACGGCTGGCGCGAGCACTTCAGCTACGACCGCTGGATGGCCTGCGCGGAGAAGACGCTGCCCGGCTTCGGCGTGGACGTCGACTGGTACACCACCCGCGAGCGCACCTACGAGGAGGTCCTGCCCTGGGACCACCTGGACTCCGGTCTCGACAAGGACTGGCTCTGGGAGGACTGGCAGGACTCCCTCGACGAGACCGAGGTCGAGGACTGCCGCTGGACGCCGTGCTTCGACTGCGGTGTGTGCCCCCAGATGGACACCCACATCCAGGTCGGCCCGACGGGCAAGAAGCTGTTGCCGCTGACGGTCGTCAAGTAG
- a CDS encoding TIGR03936 family radical SAM-associated protein → MQRIRLRYTKRGRLRFTSHRDFQRAFERALRRAEVPMAYSAGFTPHPKVSYANAAPTGTGSEAEYLEIALTAHRDPARLRELLDESLPAGLDITDAVEARTPGLADRLTASVWELRLEGVEPEGAEKAVAAFLAAETVEVQRRTKNGMRTFDARGAVAGLQAGRPQPDRPGDGPCAILRLVVRHVTPAVRPDDVLSGLRAVADLAPPVPAAVTRLAQGLFDEESGTVTDPLAPDREAVPAASPTAAGTASATAPEGPAA, encoded by the coding sequence GTGCAGCGCATCCGACTGCGCTACACCAAGCGCGGCCGCCTCCGGTTCACCAGCCACCGTGACTTCCAGCGCGCCTTCGAGCGGGCGCTGAGGCGAGCCGAGGTGCCCATGGCGTACTCGGCGGGCTTCACCCCGCACCCGAAGGTGTCGTACGCCAATGCCGCACCCACCGGCACGGGCAGCGAGGCCGAGTACCTGGAGATCGCCCTCACCGCACACCGCGACCCGGCCCGGCTGCGCGAGCTGCTGGACGAGTCGCTGCCGGCCGGCCTCGACATCACCGACGCCGTGGAGGCCCGCACCCCGGGTCTCGCGGACCGGCTGACCGCGTCCGTCTGGGAGCTGCGGCTGGAGGGCGTCGAGCCGGAGGGGGCCGAGAAGGCCGTCGCCGCGTTCCTCGCCGCCGAGACCGTGGAGGTCCAGCGGAGGACCAAGAACGGCATGCGGACCTTCGACGCGCGAGGTGCCGTCGCCGGTCTTCAGGCGGGTCGTCCACAGCCTGATAGGCCGGGGGACGGGCCCTGTGCGATACTGCGGCTGGTTGTTCGGCACGTGACACCTGCCGTACGACCCGACGACGTCCTGTCCGGTCTCCGAGCTGTGGCCGACCTGGCGCCGCCGGTCCCCGCAGCGGTGACCAGGCTGGCGCAGGGGCTCTTCGACGAGGAGTCCGGCACGGTGACCGACCCGCTCGCGCCCGACCGCGAGGCTGTCCCGGCCGCTTCACCCACGGCCGCCGGAACCGCCTCTGCGACGGCGCCGGAAGGTCCCGCCGCGTAA
- a CDS encoding Rne/Rng family ribonuclease — protein MLEQPNESGSAGNPQNDDHTSPSDTLPPRRRRRAASRPAGPPETAEATGTETAAASAVTDEPAAAAPVEEAPAPRTRRRATRKTAAPEPTVVEETQPEAEAEAAPVEEAPAPRTRRRATRKTAAPEPVAVEETQPEAEAAPVEEAPAPRRTRRRASAPAGAPKAETAPEPVVVEDAAVDEEPEEETQPEAEAAPVEEAPAPRRTRRRASAPAGAPKATDAPEVTEAAPAVSEPAEAAVAETAAPAEEAPAPRTRRRATRKATAPAGAPRAAAEETPAAGESLPEGVAEQIAAEETKVAAAEKAATRGRTGRKAAAPEFTSGTDERPAKGRRAARPAVPTFQAPVFAEPMFQTPETAAAAAAAAASAPAEPREDEATAPVAEETGGRRRRRRRGEAAAVVEAVETPAEQAGPAEAEPETETEPEQAEDAHGEDSDDYEDRPSRRRRRGGRRRRRGEATEADDAQDEASEEPEAADESQDEGDDEDEESTDTPSAAGTSSSRRRRRRRRRSGDAAGEGEAGTDDPERTVVKVREPRKEEEPSDEVQSIKGSTRLEAKKQRRREGREQGRRRVPIITEAEFLARREAVERVMVVRQSGERTQIGVLEDNVLVEHYVNKEQATSYVGNVYLGKVQNVLPSMEAAFVDIGKGRNAVLYAGEVNFDALGMSGGPRRIEAALKSGQSVLVQVTKDPIGHKGARLTSQVSLPGRYLVYVPEGSMTGISRKLPDTERARLKTILKKIVPEDAGVIVRTAAEGASEDELRRDVERLQSQWEDIKKKAKSGNAPTLLYGEPDMTVRVVRDIFNEDFSKVVVSGDEAWETIHGYVSHVAPDLADRLQRWTSETDVFAVHRIDEQLMKALDRKVWLPSGGSLVIDKTEAMIVVDVNTGKFTGQGGNLEETVTRNNLEAAEEIVRQLRLRDLGGIVVVDFIDMVLESNRDLVMRRLLECLGRDRTKHQVAEVTSLGLVQMTRKRVGQGLLESFSETCVHCNGRGVIVHMEQPSTSGGGGGGKRSKKRGRGGSGADHGHEHEHEHAVTPAAEPEETETEAEVAAEAAAPAALAEPEFAPDEELYSSAAEAEAAATRGRGRRRATRKATAPAGAPKAAEPVVAEQAQAPVEEPAAEPVAEPAAEPVAAEKAPAGRTRRRATRAASAPAGPPAAAEPAEPVVVEAPAAAETEPEPVAEPEPVAEAPVAAPPRARRRVTRKVSAPAGSPAGADEAAVVVVPAETKAEEPAEAAGEPAAEEAGAPAPAAKKAARKTAKKATAKKAAAKKTTAKKTTAKKTTAKKVSKKTVAAEQSSSAGVSASTSQE, from the coding sequence ATGCTCGAACAGCCGAACGAGTCCGGCTCTGCCGGTAACCCGCAGAACGACGATCACACCAGCCCGAGCGACACACTGCCGCCGCGCCGCCGGCGCCGCGCCGCGTCGCGTCCGGCCGGCCCCCCGGAGACGGCCGAGGCCACCGGGACGGAGACCGCCGCCGCGTCCGCGGTGACGGACGAGCCCGCTGCCGCCGCTCCGGTCGAGGAGGCGCCCGCGCCGCGTACGCGCCGTCGGGCGACCCGTAAGACGGCCGCGCCCGAGCCGACCGTCGTGGAGGAGACGCAGCCCGAGGCCGAGGCCGAGGCCGCTCCGGTCGAGGAGGCGCCCGCGCCGCGTACGCGGCGCCGTGCCACCCGTAAGACGGCCGCGCCTGAGCCGGTCGCCGTGGAGGAGACGCAGCCCGAGGCCGAAGCCGCTCCGGTCGAGGAAGCGCCCGCGCCGCGCCGTACCCGCCGCCGCGCCTCGGCGCCCGCCGGTGCGCCCAAGGCCGAGACCGCGCCCGAGCCCGTCGTCGTCGAGGACGCCGCCGTGGACGAGGAGCCCGAGGAGGAGACGCAGCCCGAGGCCGAAGCCGCTCCGGTCGAGGAGGCGCCCGCGCCGCGTCGTACCCGCCGCCGTGCGTCGGCGCCCGCCGGTGCGCCCAAGGCCACCGACGCCCCCGAGGTCACCGAGGCGGCCCCGGCCGTGAGCGAGCCCGCCGAGGCCGCCGTCGCCGAGACCGCCGCTCCGGCCGAGGAGGCGCCCGCGCCGCGTACCCGCCGCCGCGCCACCCGCAAGGCCACCGCGCCCGCCGGGGCGCCCCGGGCCGCGGCCGAGGAGACCCCCGCCGCGGGCGAGAGCCTGCCGGAGGGCGTCGCCGAGCAGATCGCCGCCGAGGAGACGAAGGTCGCCGCCGCGGAGAAGGCCGCCACCCGCGGCCGGACCGGCCGGAAGGCCGCCGCCCCCGAGTTCACCTCGGGCACCGACGAGCGCCCGGCCAAGGGCCGCCGTGCCGCACGCCCCGCCGTGCCGACCTTCCAGGCCCCGGTCTTCGCCGAGCCCATGTTCCAGACCCCGGAGACCGCGGCCGCCGCTGCCGCCGCCGCGGCGAGCGCCCCGGCCGAACCCCGCGAGGACGAGGCCACCGCGCCGGTGGCCGAGGAGACCGGCGGCCGCCGTCGCCGTCGCCGCCGTGGCGAAGCCGCCGCCGTGGTCGAGGCCGTCGAGACACCCGCCGAGCAGGCCGGGCCCGCCGAGGCGGAGCCCGAGACCGAGACCGAGCCCGAGCAGGCCGAGGACGCCCACGGCGAGGACTCCGACGACTACGAGGACCGTCCCTCGCGCCGTCGCCGCCGCGGCGGACGCCGCCGTCGCCGGGGCGAGGCCACCGAGGCCGACGACGCCCAGGACGAGGCGTCCGAGGAGCCGGAGGCCGCCGACGAGTCGCAGGACGAGGGCGACGACGAGGACGAGGAGTCCACGGACACCCCCTCCGCCGCCGGCACGTCCAGCAGCCGCCGTCGCCGTCGCCGTCGCCGTCGCAGCGGTGACGCCGCCGGCGAGGGCGAGGCGGGCACCGACGACCCGGAGCGCACGGTCGTCAAGGTCCGTGAGCCCCGCAAGGAGGAGGAGCCGAGCGACGAGGTCCAGTCCATCAAGGGCTCGACCCGTCTGGAGGCGAAGAAGCAGCGCCGCCGCGAGGGCCGCGAGCAGGGCCGCCGCCGGGTGCCGATCATCACCGAGGCGGAGTTCCTGGCCCGCCGCGAGGCCGTCGAGCGCGTGATGGTCGTCCGCCAGAGCGGCGAGCGCACCCAGATCGGCGTCCTCGAGGACAACGTGCTCGTCGAGCACTACGTCAACAAGGAGCAGGCCACCAGCTACGTCGGCAACGTCTACCTGGGCAAGGTCCAGAACGTGCTGCCGTCGATGGAGGCCGCGTTCGTCGACATCGGCAAGGGCCGCAACGCGGTGCTGTACGCCGGTGAGGTCAACTTCGACGCCCTCGGCATGTCCGGCGGTCCGCGCCGGATCGAGGCCGCGCTCAAGTCCGGCCAGTCGGTCCTCGTCCAGGTGACGAAGGACCCGATCGGCCACAAGGGCGCCCGTCTCACCAGCCAGGTCTCGCTGCCCGGCCGCTACCTGGTCTACGTGCCCGAGGGCTCGATGACCGGCATCAGCCGCAAGCTGCCCGACACCGAGCGGGCGCGTCTGAAGACCATCCTCAAGAAGATCGTCCCCGAGGACGCGGGCGTCATCGTGCGCACCGCCGCCGAGGGCGCGAGCGAGGACGAGCTGCGCCGTGACGTCGAGCGGCTCCAGTCGCAGTGGGAGGACATCAAGAAGAAGGCGAAGAGCGGCAACGCCCCGACGCTGCTCTACGGCGAGCCGGACATGACCGTCCGGGTCGTGCGCGACATCTTCAACGAGGACTTCTCCAAGGTCGTCGTCAGCGGTGACGAGGCGTGGGAGACCATCCACGGCTATGTCTCGCACGTGGCGCCCGACCTGGCCGACCGCCTCCAGCGGTGGACCAGCGAGACCGACGTCTTCGCCGTCCACCGGATCGACGAGCAGCTCATGAAGGCGCTGGACCGCAAGGTCTGGCTGCCGAGCGGCGGCTCGCTGGTGATCGACAAGACCGAGGCGATGATCGTCGTCGACGTCAACACCGGCAAGTTCACCGGCCAGGGCGGCAACCTGGAGGAGACCGTCACCAGGAACAACCTGGAGGCGGCCGAGGAGATCGTGCGCCAGCTCCGGCTGCGCGACCTCGGCGGCATCGTCGTCGTCGACTTCATCGACATGGTGCTGGAGTCCAACCGGGACCTCGTCATGCGCCGCCTGCTGGAGTGCCTGGGCCGTGACCGGACCAAGCACCAGGTCGCCGAGGTGACCTCGCTGGGCCTGGTCCAGATGACCCGCAAGCGCGTCGGCCAGGGCCTGCTGGAGTCGTTCTCCGAGACCTGCGTCCACTGCAACGGCCGTGGCGTCATCGTGCACATGGAGCAGCCGTCCACCTCCGGTGGCGGGGGCGGCGGCAAGCGCTCCAAGAAGCGCGGCCGCGGCGGTTCCGGTGCGGACCACGGCCACGAGCACGAGCACGAGCACGCCGTGACCCCGGCCGCCGAGCCGGAGGAGACGGAGACCGAGGCGGAGGTCGCGGCCGAGGCCGCGGCTCCCGCGGCGCTCGCCGAGCCCGAGTTCGCCCCGGACGAGGAGCTGTACAGCAGCGCCGCCGAGGCCGAGGCCGCCGCGACGCGCGGCCGCGGCCGCCGCCGGGCGACCCGCAAGGCCACGGCTCCCGCCGGTGCGCCCAAGGCGGCCGAGCCCGTGGTGGCGGAGCAGGCGCAGGCGCCCGTGGAGGAGCCTGCCGCCGAGCCCGTGGCCGAGCCTGCCGCCGAGCCGGTCGCGGCGGAGAAGGCCCCGGCGGGCCGCACCCGCCGCCGTGCGACCCGTGCGGCGTCCGCGCCGGCCGGGCCCCCGGCGGCGGCCGAGCCCGCCGAGCCGGTCGTGGTCGAGGCCCCCGCGGCCGCGGAGACCGAGCCGGAGCCGGTGGCCGAGCCCGAGCCCGTCGCCGAGGCGCCGGTCGCGGCTCCGCCGCGCGCACGCCGCCGGGTGACCCGCAAGGTCAGCGCGCCGGCGGGTTCGCCCGCGGGCGCCGACGAGGCCGCCGTCGTCGTGGTCCCGGCCGAGACGAAGGCCGAGGAGCCCGCCGAGGCGGCGGGCGAGCCGGCGGCGGAGGAGGCAGGGGCTCCGGCCCCGGCGGCCAAGAAGGCGGCCCGCAAGACCGCCAAGAAGGCCACCGCGAAGAAGGCGGCGGCCAAGAAGACCACCGCCAAGAAGACGACGGCCAAGAAGACGACCGCGAAGAAGGTCTCGAAGAAGACCGTCGCGGCCGAGCAGTCCTCGTCCGCGGGGGTCTCCGCGAGCACGTCGCAGGAGTAG
- the rplU gene encoding 50S ribosomal protein L21, whose product MYAIVRSGGRQHKVAVGDIVEVDKISTAQVGDTVELSTLLVVDGDAVTSDPWVLAGIKVTAEVVDHHKGAKIDILRYKNKTGYRRRQGHRQQYTAIKVTGIPAAAK is encoded by the coding sequence GTGTACGCCATCGTGCGCAGCGGTGGTCGCCAGCACAAGGTTGCTGTCGGCGACATCGTTGAGGTTGACAAGATTTCCACTGCCCAGGTTGGCGACACGGTCGAGCTCTCGACCCTGCTCGTTGTCGACGGCGACGCCGTGACCAGCGACCCGTGGGTGCTGGCCGGTATCAAGGTCACGGCCGAGGTCGTGGACCACCACAAGGGTGCGAAGATCGACATCCTTCGCTACAAGAACAAGACCGGCTACCGCCGCCGCCAGGGTCACCGCCAGCAGTACACGGCGATCAAGGTCACCGGCATCCCCGCGGCTGCGAAGTAA
- the rpmA gene encoding 50S ribosomal protein L27, giving the protein MAHKKGASSTRNGRDSNAQRLGVKRFGGQVVSAGEILVRQRGTHFHPGAGVGRGGDDTLFALLPGAVEFGSHRGRKVVNIVPVA; this is encoded by the coding sequence ATGGCACACAAGAAGGGCGCATCGTCCACCCGGAACGGTCGCGACTCCAACGCTCAGCGGCTCGGCGTGAAGCGCTTCGGCGGTCAGGTCGTCAGCGCCGGTGAGATCCTGGTCCGCCAGCGTGGCACCCACTTCCACCCCGGTGCGGGCGTGGGCCGTGGCGGCGACGACACCCTGTTCGCGCTCCTGCCCGGTGCGGTGGAGTTCGGCAGCCACCGTGGTCGCAAGGTCGTGAACATCGTTCCGGTCGCCTGA